A genomic window from Nitrospirota bacterium includes:
- the ricT gene encoding regulatory iron-sulfur-containing complex subunit RicT: MKKSVGIKLWDKGRLYYYNPTDFDLDRDDWVLVKTERLTPARVLVPSRPLLPMLSAPTLRPIVRKATDRDRERIQECLTRAAQVREACLQGIANHRLQMRLSDTEVLFDRSKVIVSFTAEQRVDFRAMVKDLAAQFRSRIEMKQIGVRDEAGLLGGVGTCGYQLCCSMFLTKFHPITTKMVKAQNLPVNNSQLLGACGRLKCCLAYEYEGPAPKPKLVQLQA; the protein is encoded by the coding sequence AAAAGAGCGTAGGCATCAAACTCTGGGATAAGGGAAGACTGTACTACTACAACCCGACCGACTTTGACCTCGATCGCGACGACTGGGTACTGGTGAAGACGGAACGCCTCACGCCGGCGCGCGTCCTGGTTCCGTCTCGTCCCCTGCTGCCGATGCTGTCGGCCCCGACGCTGCGTCCGATCGTCCGCAAAGCCACCGACCGAGACCGCGAACGCATCCAAGAGTGCCTGACGCGTGCGGCGCAGGTTCGGGAGGCCTGCCTCCAAGGCATCGCCAACCACCGTCTGCAGATGCGCCTCTCCGACACGGAGGTCCTGTTCGACCGGAGCAAAGTCATCGTCTCCTTCACGGCCGAGCAGCGCGTGGACTTTCGCGCCATGGTCAAGGACCTGGCCGCTCAGTTCCGGTCTCGGATCGAAATGAAACAGATCGGGGTGCGCGACGAGGCGGGGTTGCTGGGAGGCGTCGGCACCTGCGGCTACCAACTCTGCTGTTCGATGTTTCTGACCAAATTCCACCCCATCACCACCAAGATGGTGAAGGCGCAGAACCTCCCGGTGAACAACTCCCAACTTTTGGGCGCCTGCGGCCGCTTGAAGTGCTGCCTGGCCTACGAATACGAGGGCCCGGCGCCGAAGCCAAAACTCGTCCAGTTACAGGCATAA